The region TTGGGGCGAGGAAAAAATACCCCACCCCAGAATGCTGTTTAGCAATTTTTCGTCCTTTCAAAACCGATTACCCCTCTCATCAATAAAATTCAGAGAGAATCTTGTCGATCTCGAGTTTTGCATCTTTCAAAGCTTTTTCTGCTGTTTTTCTACCATTCCATGCTTCAATTATTTCCCTCATTAATATAGTTTTGATTTCTTGGCCCTGAGCGACATTGGGTTCTTGATGAGTGTGCTCGAGTTCTTTAACAAAAATAGAAGTATATAGATCATTCAATTCTGATTGAAAGAAATTAATATCTGCCTTGTTGGGGGGTATAGATCCTATATTCTTAGCCATAAGTTCACCCATTCTGGTGTATCCACCAGATTTATCCAAGGTTAGCCATCGAACAAAATCCCATGCCTGTTTTTTGTTTTTTGAAGCGTTATCAACTGCTATGAACCATGTGTAACCAGCTGTTGCTGGTTTTTTCAAGTATGGAATAGGGGCGACTCCAACAATTTCTTCATACTGATCTTTAAATCCAAGTTTTAGAGATGTTTCGTACCAGGTTGCCATAATCATCATGGCTACTTTACCCGCTGGAAAGTTCCATACACTCGCCGCCGGGTCTGTTCCGCCATTTTTAAAGAGTTTTAATTCTGCTTCGAGGGTTTCTATTGCCTCCTTTGAATCAAGCAGGCACCTGCTGAAATCATCTTCAAACAATTTACCGTTGTTACTGTAAAGCAATGCTAAATAAGGATGAACCACTGCTGAATCCCAACCAGAAAGGAATGCAAATCCATATTGCGAAATCGTACCGTCTGGGTTTCTCTTCGTGAGCTTTGGAGCCATTTCCACTAATTCATCCCAGGTTTCAGGGGGATTGGTGAATCCAGCTTCTTTCAACAATTTTTTGTTAAAGACAAGTGCATAATTATCGACTTCGATAGGAACACCCCATATTTTGCCATCAATCGTAGCTCCATCGATTGCAGGTCTCACAAAGTCTGATTTTACTTTTTCAACGATATCTTTTGGAACTTGATCCAGTATCATGGAATCTGATAACTGAACACCCCAGAGAGAATACAAAATGTAGACATCAGAGATTACCCCAGAAGTATGGCTTATAAGAATGCGTTTCAGATACTCATCGAATGGTACTGATTGAATCTCAATTTCGGTATCAGGATTCAATTTCTGATATTCTTCCACATACTGTCTTAATCCTTTTACCATGATGTTTCCATTTTCATCTTTGATCCCTTCAACTTGGTAATCAGACCAGTGAACTGCAAGAATGATTTTTGTTTTTGCAAAACCGCTTGTGATTATCACAAAAATCGAAATCAAAACAATTAACAAAGACTTTTTCATTCCTCACCCCTCCTATCTAAGGTTTTTCACTCGATCAACAAAACAACAGTGTGATTACCCTGTATGAAGATATTTTTGATTGATAACGCTTTGCTGCATGCTTGATATTCGAATTTTTGATCAGCGTTGATACATTTCACATTGTTTACCAGAGCGGGTAGATTATTTGAAGGAATCAGAAGATCAAATTCAATTGCTTCGTCCCCATGATTAAATAGAAATACTATTGTTTTTTCCTCAGAACGCGATATTCTCACTTCAAGATAATCTTCTTGACCAGAAGTAATTGAAGTTGAGTAATCAGGGTTAATGCCTGCTCTCTGTGCAATTTGTTTTAAGAATTCCAGATTGTTCCTATTTTCTGTTTTTTCATAGGCAAGACCAATGAGCATACCAACCATTATTGCCAGTCCTGAATGATATTTGTTTTCTACAATAACAGGCTGGCCATTAAAAAATGCTTTTGGAATGCCTGTTGTTTTTCTGTACACAGTTAAGTATCGATAAGCAGAAAGTTTGCAATCTTCATAATCGATAGCCTGTTCTTGGATTTCCCTTGTATAGAGTTCCTCACAACCAAAAACTTTTTCCAGACCGGATCCTGGGATTTTTTCTTGCAAAGTTCCGTCTTCTTTCATCCATCCAAGACGTCCATCTGCCAAAACTACTCCCCCGCTCCTCACATATTTCTCTATCGCATCAGCACTTTTCTGATCTATAACGATGGAAAATGGAATCATAATGAGATGGTACTGCTTAAGATCTTCTCTCAATAAGTCCGATATATGCAGAAAATCCACATTAACACCCATTTGCATCATGGCCTTGTACATGCCAAAAATGTCTTCACGTATGATCTCCGCACTTTCAGCCCTTAAACAAGCGAGAGTTTTGTGGGTTTCAATGTTATAAAGTATCCCTACCTTAGCTTGCAAAGCTTTTGCTTTTAAGAATAAATTCATGTTCTTAGAAATTATTTCGGAGACTTTTCCAGCCCTGATTACCTTGTTGTTGATTGAACCATCATAATTTGCCAGGCCGAATCCCGATACTTCATAGCCACAGCTCATAGGAAGCCAGGCATAGTAATTTAAACCCTTAGCATCATGGGAGATAGCGAGCCATGACCATCTTTCAACATCGAATTCATCAACTGGAACGCTGAATCTCAATCCTGTAACACCGTGACCAGATTGGAGCTCTCCTATCCAAAAAGGTTTATTTTTACTTTCGCAGGAAGATCTGCTTGCATCAAGTGCAACACCCATGTGGTGCGGTTTTAACGGCATCCATGCGCCTGTGTGCTTCGGATAGAAAGAAGTTCCCCATATATCTACTTTTTCAGATAGTTTCCAGTCGTCTGATGAACCATATCCGATACCAGGTATTCCATAAACACTTGAGATCGCTGCATGACTTGATACAGGATGTGATGGATCTATTTTTTTTTATCGCTGAGGTTTTCCAGAAGAGATCTTCGGATATCTTTTCGATGTTGAATTGAATCCAATCAAGAAGATCCCTAAAACTTGATAAAGAGACATATCGAGGTATGGTGATTTCTTCCCAGCTTCCATGTTTTCTATACCAGATTTCGTTCAGTTTTTGAACAGTTTCATACTTAGTTTTGAGCCATTCGATAAATCTATTTTTTGAATATTCGCAGTAACAAAACCAAGGATCTTTGATGTAGTCTATCCATGACCATTGAACAATATGTGGTTCAGACCATATGTCCCATGCTAAAAATGAATCGTGCCTTGATACTACTTTTGCAAGATTCTGCAGAAAGCTTGTAATATGTTTTCTTACCTGCGGATGGTCTGAACAGTATCCAGGAGCAGATTGAGAATGTATAGTCAGACCGGATCTGTCAATAAAGAGTGAATCTGGATAATCTCTTTCCACCCAGTTTGGTGCTGAGTCTGTGTAAATTTGAAGTATAGCCTTGATTTTCAGCTCATCAGTTATGTTAAGTAATTCTTCTATTGATGAAAAATCCCATACATCAGGCTCCGGTTCAGCAGTAGCCCAATCATACCAGAATCTGATAGTATTAAATCCGATCTTTTTGATTCGAGAAATCTCTGATTTTATCTCTGATAATCCTTTAACTTTTGCAGTCATGGGAGCCCTGGATTTGTTTGGCCCGTACCAGACAGATACTGGGAAGAAATCTTTCAAATTCCTCACCTCTCTTGAATTTTCCAGTAGTGCCTGTTTATTGTTTTTTGATGAAAATCGAAAATTTTCACGTTATAATCAACATCGAATCCCTCAACATTTGGAGATACAAATATCTTCAAATCTTTTCCGTGATCATGAAGAATAGCTCCAGTTTCTGCTATAAGGCTCATTGTGATAGCAACGACTGCTACAGTTGAAGAAGCAGCAATACGCTCTTTTTTTCCTGAAAGTTCTATAAGTGCATCTTCTGGCGGAGTGCAGTTATCAATGATGAGATCCGCTATATCAGAAAGTTTTTTTCCAGAACTGTGAGAAGCTATAGCAGCAACTTGATTACTTACAGAAACAATTGCAATTACTTTTGCCCCAACTTTTTTTCCGTACAACGCTGCTTCAACAGGAGCTGCATTGATTCCTCCGTGAGAGTAAATAATTAGTACATCGTCTTTGGCAATTGGTTGGTATCTTAAAAAACCGTTTTCCACATATCCTTCCTTTCTTTCAACAAGTAATAAACCAGGAGCACTTGCTGGACCAGTAGGGCTAAACCACATTAATCTGGGATCTATCAGTGGATTAAAACCTATAAAACTTCCATATCTTGGAAATGCGTCCAGAACGGGTAGAATTGAGTGCCCACTTCCAAACAGATGTACCATACCATTTTTTTCAATGCATTCTGCCATAATATTCGCGGCTTTTAAAATGTTGGTATTCTGTTCTTTTTTTATTCTTTTAAGAATGTCCGTCACTTTTTCAATATAAGCCTCGAATGCCGACAAATTCTATCACTCCTTTCTCAAAGAGGTATATTTTGAGCAACCTACGAGTTGCGCATCTTCGCCTAAGGAGGAAACTTTTATAATGGGAGGAGTAATGAATGGGCTGGTGAATTTTTTCAATGTTTTAACAGCTTCTTCTTCAAAAACTTTCCAGTTCAAACCAACACTTCCTGAGAGAACTATTATCTCCGGGTTTAGAATATTTGTAATTGTTGAAAGAAGATATCCCATTGCGAATGAGACATTTTTAACTACCTCAGTTGCACACGTGTTTTTCTGTAGATACAATCTTAAGACAGATTCACTGGATTCTATCTCTTTTCCACATATTCTGGAAAACATCTTTGCTATAGCTGGTCCTGATATTAATGACTCAATATCTCTGTATTCTTCTGTCAAAGGATCTTTTATATGAATCCATCCTGCTGATCCTGCTATTCCCTGATTCCCAAAAATGATCTGCCCCTGTGAGAAAATACCAAGACCAACTCCTGTACCAATTATCAGATATGCCACTTCTTTGAATCCTCTGGCACATCCACTGCATATTTCTCCAATTAGGCCTGCGGTACGGTCATCTATTATGTAAATCTGTACATTTGGAATAAAAGAACGTATTGTCTCTTTAAGTTTAATCCTCTGTGGGAACACGTTTGGTATTAAAACACTCCCGTCTTCGAAAACAGCTCCAGCTATTGAAAAAATACAATGTGATATTTCAAATTTTTCGTTCATTTTTTCAAATTCCTGTGAAATGTTTTCGAACAGTTTATCCTGCTTTTTTGGTGTGGAAAATTTTCTTTTGAGATATATTTTGCCGTCTGAATCAACGATAGCTATTCGTAAATTTGTACCTCCGATATCGCAGGCAAAGCTGTACACAGTTTTCACTTCCTCAACTGTACCTGTACCGAATATCTATCACTTCTTATTATTGATTCTGTATATTCAATGGGAGTATTATTTGTGTCGTATGCAACTCTTTCGACTATGAAACCGGCAAATGGCCACTTCGCTTTGAGTAGTTTGCACTCGTATTTATCAAGTATGGTTGCATAATATTTTTCCTGAGCAGAGGAAATTTTGATTCCGTACTTGAGTTCGAGCAATTTGTATAAAGATTGTGTTAAATCATTCTCCAGAAAATCCGGGGCGATGTACTCAGGCGTGTAAAATGTTTGTATCCCGAATGGATCACCATTAGCAAGTCTTAAACGTCTGACCATAATAACTTTTGAACCCGTTTCAAGTTTCAAGGCTTCAGAGATTTTCTCATCTGCTTCTCTTATACCTTTTTCTAAAATAACAGAGGTTGGATTGAATCCCATGGATATCATTTCTTCTGTAAAGCTGGTGAGTTTTCTTGGTCCCTGACGTATCCTGGCATCTACTACAAATGTGCCTTTACCCTGCCTTTTTATGAGAAACCCTTCTTCCACAAGTAAAGAAACAGCCTGTCTCACAACAGCAGTGCTGACACCAAACATTTTAGAAAGTTGCTTTTCTGTTGGAATCTTTTCACCAGATTTCCAGGTTTCAGATAATATGTTTTTTCTAAGAATTTCTTTAAGCTGATAGTATAAGGGTTCTGTTGAATATGGATCTATCTTTTGAATCATCTCCGTATACCTCCTATTAACTATAATCATTATAATGAATATAATCAATTTTGTCAAGCAATAAAAAGGCGACCTCAAGGTCGCCTTAAATAAAATTAAAATAAATTATGCCTTCAATATTGCTTTAATATCATTTTCGGGGTCGCTTATTAGTCTCAGATCATAATTGGATTGAAGCACATTTAGTATATCCTGATTTACCCATGCTGGGAGCACTGGGCCTATATAGATTCCTTTTATGCCCAGGGCAAGTAATGTCCAAAGTATGGCAACTGCTTTCTGCTCCATCCATGTTAACACAAGAGTAAGCGGTAAGTCATTAATGGGTTTGTCAAAAAGCTTTGAGAGCGCTTCTGCTATTTCTATAGCAACGATCGTATCATTGCATTGACCAACGTCCAGAAGCCTTGGAACACCATCTATGGTCCCAAAATTA is a window of Pseudothermotoga elfii DSM 9442 = NBRC 107921 DNA encoding:
- a CDS encoding ABC transporter substrate-binding protein, whose product is MKKSLLIVLISIFVIITSGFAKTKIILAVHWSDYQVEGIKDENGNIMVKGLRQYVEEYQKLNPDTEIEIQSVPFDEYLKRILISHTSGVISDVYILYSLWGVQLSDSMILDQVPKDIVEKVKSDFVRPAIDGATIDGKIWGVPIEVDNYALVFNKKLLKEAGFTNPPETWDELVEMAPKLTKRNPDGTISQYGFAFLSGWDSAVVHPYLALLYSNNGKLFEDDFSRCLLDSKEAIETLEAELKLFKNGGTDPAASVWNFPAGKVAMMIMATWYETSLKLGFKDQYEEIVGVAPIPYLKKPATAGYTWFIAVDNASKNKKQAWDFVRWLTLDKSGGYTRMGELMAKNIGSIPPNKADINFFQSELNDLYTSIFVKELEHTHQEPNVAQGQEIKTILMREIIEAWNGRKTAEKALKDAKLEIDKILSEFY
- a CDS encoding beta-galactosidase trimerization domain-containing protein, which encodes MDPSHPVSSHAAISSVYGIPGIGYGSSDDWKLSEKVDIWGTSFYPKHTGAWMPLKPHHMGVALDASRSSCESKNKPFWIGELQSGHGVTGLRFSVPVDEFDVERWSWLAISHDAKGLNYYAWLPMSCGYEVSGFGLANYDGSINNKVIRAGKVSEIISKNMNLFLKAKALQAKVGILYNIETHKTLACLRAESAEIIREDIFGMYKAMMQMGVNVDFLHISDLLREDLKQYHLIMIPFSIVIDQKSADAIEKYVRSGGVVLADGRLGWMKEDGTLQEKIPGSGLEKVFGCEELYTREIQEQAIDYEDCKLSAYRYLTVYRKTTGIPKAFFNGQPVIVENKYHSGLAIMVGMLIGLAYEKTENRNNLEFLKQIAQRAGINPDYSTSITSGQEDYLEVRISRSEEKTIVFLFNHGDEAIEFDLLIPSNNLPALVNNVKCINADQKFEYQACSKALSIKNIFIQGNHTVVLLIE
- a CDS encoding beta-galactosidase, which encodes MKDFFPVSVWYGPNKSRAPMTAKVKGLSEIKSEISRIKKIGFNTIRFWYDWATAEPEPDVWDFSSIEELLNITDELKIKAILQIYTDSAPNWVERDYPDSLFIDRSGLTIHSQSAPGYCSDHPQVRKHITSFLQNLAKVVSRHDSFLAWDIWSEPHIVQWSWIDYIKDPWFCYCEYSKNRFIEWLKTKYETVQKLNEIWYRKHGSWEEITIPRYVSLSSFRDLLDWIQFNIEKISEDLFWKTSAIKKNRSITSCIKSCSDLKCLWNTWYRIWFIRRLETI
- a CDS encoding sugar isomerase domain-containing protein; translated protein: MSAFEAYIEKVTDILKRIKKEQNTNILKAANIMAECIEKNGMVHLFGSGHSILPVLDAFPRYGSFIGFNPLIDPRLMWFSPTGPASAPGLLLVERKEGYVENGFLRYQPIAKDDVLIIYSHGGINAAPVEAALYGKKVGAKVIAIVSVSNQVAAIASHSSGKKLSDIADLIIDNCTPPEDALIELSGKKERIAASSTVAVVAITMSLIAETGAILHDHGKDLKIFVSPNVEGFDVDYNVKIFDFHQKTINRHYWKIQER
- a CDS encoding ROK family protein; translation: MYSFACDIGGTNLRIAIVDSDGKIYLKRKFSTPKKQDKLFENISQEFEKMNEKFEISHCIFSIAGAVFEDGSVLIPNVFPQRIKLKETIRSFIPNVQIYIIDDRTAGLIGEICSGCARGFKEVAYLIIGTGVGLGIFSQGQIIFGNQGIAGSAGWIHIKDPLTEEYRDIESLISGPAIAKMFSRICGKEIESSESVLRLYLQKNTCATEVVKNVSFAMGYLLSTITNILNPEIIVLSGSVGLNWKVFEEEAVKTLKKFTSPFITPPIIKVSSLGEDAQLVGCSKYTSLRKE
- a CDS encoding GntR family transcriptional regulator; this encodes MIQKIDPYSTEPLYYQLKEILRKNILSETWKSGEKIPTEKQLSKMFGVSTAVVRQAVSLLVEEGFLIKRQGKGTFVVDARIRQGPRKLTSFTEEMISMGFNPTSVILEKGIREADEKISEALKLETGSKVIMVRRLRLANGDPFGIQTFYTPEYIAPDFLENDLTQSLYKLLELKYGIKISSAQEKYYATILDKYECKLLKAKWPFAGFIVERVAYDTNNTPIEYTESIIRSDRYSVQVQLRK